A genomic region of Terriglobales bacterium contains the following coding sequences:
- the fucP gene encoding L-fucose:H+ symporter permease: protein MAIASVQCPSAGTAAPSIYKGALATVTTLFFMWGFVTVLNDILVPHLKSIFDLNYAGVMLIQFAFFSAYFIFSIPSAKVIDWIGYKKTMVVGLFTMGLGALLFIPAASVPSYPLFLGALMVLAAGITALQVAANPYVAVLGPPETASSRLNLAQAFNSVGTTIAPYLGGLLILSSAPKNMDAVRHMSPEALQAYRIHEASSVKAPYLIIGLVLVALAIGIAMFKLPAMPEAERRGQMAPGTSIWKHRHLVLGAVAIFLYVGAEVSIGSFLVNYFSRPEIGNVSTVVASRFVSFYWFGAMVGRFIGSAILQRVRTGVVLGIAAIAACVLVSISMLTSGHLAMGSIILVGLFNSVMFPNIFTLGIERLGPLTGDGSGLLVTAIVGGAIIPVVQGALADHVGIQHAFILPAICYLYIMFYAFRGSKPELPA from the coding sequence ATGGCAATCGCGAGCGTTCAATGTCCCTCAGCGGGGACCGCAGCGCCATCCATATACAAGGGTGCGCTGGCCACGGTGACTACTCTGTTCTTTATGTGGGGTTTCGTCACGGTATTGAATGACATCCTTGTTCCTCACCTGAAGTCGATCTTCGACTTGAATTATGCCGGGGTGATGCTGATCCAATTCGCATTTTTTTCAGCGTACTTCATTTTTTCAATCCCCTCGGCCAAGGTGATCGACTGGATTGGCTACAAGAAAACGATGGTTGTTGGCCTCTTTACCATGGGCCTCGGAGCGCTGTTATTCATACCGGCAGCCAGCGTGCCCTCCTATCCCCTTTTTCTCGGAGCATTGATGGTTCTGGCGGCCGGAATTACCGCTCTGCAGGTGGCTGCCAATCCTTACGTTGCCGTGCTGGGGCCTCCGGAGACTGCTTCAAGCCGTCTGAACCTGGCGCAAGCGTTCAATTCCGTGGGGACGACGATTGCGCCGTACCTGGGTGGCCTGTTGATTTTGAGTAGCGCTCCCAAGAATATGGACGCGGTGCGGCACATGTCCCCCGAGGCGCTGCAGGCTTACCGCATCCATGAAGCCTCCTCGGTCAAGGCGCCTTATTTGATCATCGGACTTGTACTGGTTGCGCTTGCAATCGGCATTGCAATGTTCAAGCTCCCGGCGATGCCAGAGGCGGAACGTCGCGGGCAGATGGCCCCGGGCACGAGCATATGGAAGCACCGCCATCTGGTACTGGGAGCAGTTGCGATTTTTCTTTACGTCGGCGCTGAAGTCTCTATCGGCAGCTTTCTGGTCAACTATTTCAGCCGGCCTGAAATCGGCAATGTTTCAACCGTCGTCGCCTCCCGCTTCGTTTCTTTCTATTGGTTCGGCGCAATGGTCGGGAGGTTCATCGGCTCAGCAATCCTGCAAAGAGTCCGTACCGGAGTGGTGCTGGGTATCGCAGCAATTGCGGCCTGCGTGCTGGTAAGCATTTCTATGCTCACCTCCGGACACCTGGCTATGGGGAGCATCATTCTGGTTGGATTATTCAATTCAGTGATGTTTCCCAATATCTTCACACTGGGAATCGAGAGACTTGGACCGCTGACCGGTGATGGCTCAGGGTTGCTGGTGACCGCCATTGTTGGAGGGGCAATCATTCCGGTGGTCCAAGGTGCGTTGGCAGATCATGTGGGCATCCAGCATGCTTTTATCCTGCCGGCAATTTGTTATCTCTACATAATGTTTTATGCGTTCCGAGGTTCAAAACCGGAATTGCCGGCGTGA
- the sbnA gene encoding 2,3-diaminopropionate biosynthesis protein SbnA: MNAVSTTVSEQTRTSVGVRPATGVLSAIGQTPLVRLDRVYEDLPIQIYAKLEMLNPGGSIKDRPAWKIIENAIEMGKIGLDTVVVESSSGNMAIGLAQACCYHGLRLICVVDPKTTKQNIQLLQAYGAKIEMVDQPDPVSGEYLPARLQRVQEILRVFPGSFWPNQYSNTMNSLSHHQTAREIVEVLEDKVDWLFVSTSTCGTLRGCSEYLRAHGLKTKVVAVDAQGSVIFGGPSGHRLIPGHGASIRPALLQDGLYDQCVLVSDLDCIVSCRRLAQREAILAGGSSGAVIAAVSRLAHQMPVDSNIVLLMPDRGERYLDTIYSDEWVLQHFGNVVHLWQTQP, translated from the coding sequence ATGAACGCTGTATCTACGACGGTATCGGAACAGACGCGGACCTCAGTTGGAGTGCGTCCAGCTACCGGGGTCTTATCGGCCATCGGGCAGACGCCATTGGTTCGGCTGGACCGGGTCTATGAAGACCTTCCTATCCAGATTTACGCCAAGCTTGAGATGCTCAACCCGGGGGGAAGCATCAAAGACCGTCCTGCGTGGAAGATCATTGAGAATGCAATCGAAATGGGAAAGATCGGTCTCGATACGGTTGTGGTTGAGTCGAGCTCCGGCAACATGGCAATTGGTCTGGCGCAGGCCTGCTGCTATCACGGGCTGCGGCTCATCTGCGTGGTCGATCCCAAGACTACAAAGCAGAATATTCAGTTGTTGCAAGCCTATGGGGCGAAGATTGAGATGGTCGATCAGCCTGACCCAGTCTCCGGCGAGTATCTGCCCGCCCGCCTGCAGCGCGTACAGGAAATACTGCGTGTCTTTCCCGGTAGTTTCTGGCCCAACCAATACTCCAACACTATGAATTCACTCTCCCACCATCAGACGGCCCGGGAGATCGTCGAAGTGCTTGAGGACAAGGTCGATTGGCTGTTTGTATCCACGAGTACCTGCGGCACTTTAAGAGGGTGTTCGGAATATCTCCGCGCTCATGGCCTGAAAACCAAGGTTGTTGCCGTTGATGCGCAAGGCAGCGTGATCTTTGGCGGGCCATCGGGACATCGGCTGATTCCAGGACACGGTGCTTCCATTCGCCCGGCCCTTCTTCAGGATGGTCTGTACGACCAATGCGTACTGGTCTCTGATCTGGATTGCATTGTTTCGTGCCGGCGGTTGGCGCAGCGTGAAGCCATTCTAGCCGGAGGTTCTTCCGGCGCCGTGATCGCCGCCGTCTCCCGGCTCGCGCACCAGATGCCCGTTGACAGCAACATTGTGTTGCTTATGCCCGATCGCGGCGAACGCTACCTAGATACCATTTACTCCGATGAGTGGGTCTTGCAACATTTTGGCAATGTCGTTCATCTTTGGCAGACTCAACCCTAA
- the sbnB gene encoding 2,3-diaminopropionate biosynthesis protein SbnB, producing the protein MSDSILVLSGKQICELLHGRENELISVVRSAYELHYRGDSSLPHSSFLRLNGNGGNRIIALSAYLGGEKPVAGLKWIASFPDNLKRGLERASAVIILNSTETGLPIAILEGAVISAKRTAASAALAARSLVDPGRAVRLGFLGCGRINYEIARFLGVVFPGVQRILASDLDSNRTMQFAHRIKEFFPFALIECAREREDVMEQSSLISIATTAARPYIEDLSICAPGPVILGISLRDLSPSLVLKADNVVDDRNHVCREQTSLHLAEMASGNRDFIRCSLAEITLGEQPARTPAPFTLFSPFGLGILDIAVSARALELAAAGHIGQQLEQFCQCNY; encoded by the coding sequence GTGTCGGACAGTATCCTGGTCTTAAGCGGCAAACAGATTTGTGAGCTTCTTCACGGCCGTGAAAATGAGCTGATCTCTGTTGTCCGGTCTGCGTATGAGCTGCATTATCGCGGAGACAGTTCACTTCCGCATTCTTCTTTCTTGCGCCTTAATGGAAATGGCGGGAATCGGATCATCGCGCTGTCTGCGTATCTAGGAGGCGAGAAGCCCGTCGCCGGCCTCAAATGGATCGCTTCCTTTCCTGACAATCTGAAACGCGGACTCGAGCGGGCTTCCGCCGTCATCATCTTGAATTCGACTGAGACCGGTTTGCCGATCGCGATTCTGGAAGGCGCTGTCATCAGCGCAAAGCGAACGGCCGCGAGCGCGGCCCTGGCGGCCCGCTCGCTGGTAGATCCCGGACGGGCAGTAAGGCTTGGCTTCCTGGGCTGTGGACGCATCAACTATGAGATTGCCCGTTTTCTCGGTGTCGTCTTTCCCGGAGTTCAGCGCATCCTGGCCTCCGATCTTGACTCCAACAGGACCATGCAATTTGCGCACAGGATTAAAGAATTCTTTCCTTTTGCGCTCATTGAATGCGCTCGCGAGCGCGAGGATGTCATGGAACAATCATCGCTGATCAGCATTGCGACCACGGCGGCAAGACCCTATATTGAAGACCTGTCCATATGCGCGCCCGGACCAGTGATACTGGGTATCTCATTGCGCGATTTAAGTCCCTCCCTGGTACTCAAAGCAGACAATGTCGTAGATGATCGCAACCATGTTTGCCGGGAACAAACATCTTTACATTTGGCGGAGATGGCCTCAGGTAACCGGGATTTCATCCGTTGTTCGCTTGCAGAAATAACTCTGGGGGAGCAGCCGGCGCGAACGCCTGCTCCTTTCACGCTATTCAGCCCGTTTGGTCTCGGCATACTTGACATTGCGGTCAGCGCGCGCGCACTCGAACTTGCGGCCGCGGGCCACATTGGGCAGCAGCTCGAGCAATTCTGTCAATGCAACTACTGA
- a CDS encoding SidA/IucD/PvdA family monooxygenase, translated as MNDGFLPEPDVYDLAGIGIGPSNLSIAALIHPLKEVTSCFCDQKKQFHWHPGLMFPDSTIQVSFLKDMVTLADPTSPFSFVSFLFATKRIYRFITANFSRVSRLEFNQYMRWICDSLPNLNFGCGIEAVDHDNERFQLYGNNGIIQARNLVLGTGLSPVIPQCARRHLGDTVFPAQEALGLDASGLRVAVVGGGQTGAEMVLHLLSNTARLPREIIWISRRANFMPLDESPFANELFTPSYSNHFFKLQPHEKARLLAEQKLSSDGISLDVLEAIYRRLYVLEFGQEKGRVCSLHPGRQFEELDRCDGEWVLTLHNSVQNRPEHLSADVIILCTGFEYRMPEFLQPLKERIHWTKDGYCLHEDFSIEWDGPRDQKIYVQNGARNQRGIADPNLSLMAWRSAIIINSLMKQKVYEVEQVSSLFELEVPEMKRQAAGGLV; from the coding sequence ATGAATGATGGGTTCTTGCCGGAACCTGATGTATACGATCTGGCAGGCATCGGCATTGGACCCTCGAATCTGAGCATCGCTGCCCTCATCCATCCGCTAAAAGAAGTTACCTCCTGCTTCTGCGATCAAAAGAAACAGTTTCACTGGCATCCAGGTCTGATGTTTCCCGATTCAACGATTCAAGTCTCATTCCTTAAGGACATGGTAACTCTGGCTGATCCTACCAGCCCTTTTTCCTTCGTGTCGTTTCTATTTGCTACTAAACGAATCTATCGTTTCATCACGGCAAATTTCTCTCGCGTCAGCCGCCTGGAGTTCAACCAGTACATGCGCTGGATCTGCGACTCACTGCCAAACTTGAACTTTGGGTGCGGCATCGAAGCCGTTGACCACGACAACGAACGCTTTCAGCTCTACGGAAACAACGGGATCATACAGGCCAGAAACCTGGTGCTGGGCACTGGGTTGTCGCCGGTCATTCCTCAATGTGCCCGCCGGCACCTCGGCGACACGGTCTTCCCGGCGCAAGAAGCTCTTGGCCTGGATGCATCCGGGTTGCGGGTCGCAGTTGTGGGTGGCGGGCAAACCGGGGCTGAAATGGTTTTGCACCTGCTTTCCAATACCGCCAGGCTGCCTCGCGAAATCATCTGGATTTCGCGGCGGGCAAATTTCATGCCCTTGGATGAATCTCCCTTTGCCAACGAGCTTTTTACTCCGAGCTACAGCAATCATTTTTTCAAGCTTCAGCCGCATGAGAAAGCGCGCTTACTTGCCGAACAGAAACTGTCGAGCGACGGGATTTCACTTGACGTGCTCGAGGCAATCTACCGTCGTCTTTACGTCCTTGAATTCGGCCAGGAAAAGGGGCGTGTGTGTTCGCTGCACCCTGGCCGCCAGTTCGAAGAGCTGGATCGATGCGACGGCGAGTGGGTGCTCACGCTACACAACTCTGTGCAAAACCGTCCGGAACATCTTTCCGCTGACGTGATTATCTTGTGCACCGGCTTTGAATATCGAATGCCAGAGTTTCTGCAACCTCTGAAGGAGCGAATCCATTGGACGAAAGATGGCTATTGCCTGCACGAGGACTTTTCGATTGAGTGGGATGGGCCTCGCGACCAGAAAATTTATGTCCAAAATGGGGCACGCAATCAGCGTGGCATTGCAGATCCCAATCTCAGTCTGATGGCATGGCGGAGCGCCATCATCATCAACAGCCTGATGAAGCAGAAAGTGTACGAGGTTGAACAGGTGAGTTCGTTGTTCGAACTGGAAGTGCCGGAAATGAAACGACAGGCTGCAGGAGGCTTGGTGTGA
- a CDS encoding cupin domain-containing protein produces MKIATDVRVPYDEPEIEDSGMRLELLQVDSRFPFESSRFVVEPGGCSPPDVHSVAEMWIIIQGTGELLYDQESIPLNAGDAVYFQPLHTHQIKNHSSEPLRVISFWWQDKCLT; encoded by the coding sequence GTGAAAATCGCAACCGATGTGCGCGTTCCCTATGACGAACCGGAGATCGAGGACTCCGGGATGCGACTTGAACTACTGCAGGTGGATTCGCGTTTTCCTTTTGAGTCTTCCCGTTTTGTAGTGGAACCCGGCGGCTGTTCGCCACCCGACGTCCACAGCGTTGCTGAAATGTGGATCATCATTCAGGGCACGGGGGAGCTCCTGTATGACCAGGAATCCATACCTCTCAATGCCGGAGACGCAGTATATTTCCAGCCTCTGCACACGCACCAGATAAAAAACCATTCTTCTGAACCGTTAAGAGTCATTTCTTTTTGGTGGCAGGATAAATGTTTGACCTAG
- a CDS encoding FAD-dependent oxidoreductase → MFDLAIIGAGIVGAAAAYLAKRERPEWHVLLLDRSLVGGGATAHSAGLDFPYGRTPGQKHLSVQSARLYEQLRRDIPSLPIRRLPFLGIVSKKNAQQVAERFIEPVRFASDQERADIARSEPGVRVARDQELLVGCFGAIGYAQATASLLVSQFRHLPQAQCWEGVAISDICSVGDGHELKALDGRSIHARRVLIATGPWLLNGPGSALSKAMNVRTKKVAALHVLQAPLLNSPIIYFFDEDAFLLPSCERGEWIFSFTSSEWNCLPHLSDLYIRPDERRAALAILERYCPPLVPYCNAGRVFCDAYSSDWAPLITSHPGAENFVIAGACSGAGFRLVPAIAATALQLFPDFGACSVEARIA, encoded by the coding sequence ATGTTTGACCTAGCAATCATCGGTGCCGGGATCGTTGGCGCCGCGGCCGCTTATTTGGCCAAGCGCGAACGGCCGGAGTGGCATGTCCTGCTGCTCGACCGCTCACTTGTGGGCGGGGGGGCGACCGCACACTCCGCCGGACTCGATTTCCCGTACGGCCGCACTCCTGGCCAGAAGCATTTATCAGTTCAAAGTGCCCGTCTTTACGAGCAACTCCGGCGAGATATCCCCAGCTTGCCAATTCGGCGGCTTCCGTTTCTGGGCATTGTCAGCAAGAAAAATGCTCAGCAGGTCGCAGAAAGATTCATCGAACCAGTCCGCTTTGCCAGCGACCAAGAACGGGCGGATATCGCGCGCTCCGAACCGGGAGTGCGAGTCGCTCGTGACCAGGAACTATTGGTCGGTTGCTTCGGTGCTATCGGTTACGCTCAGGCAACGGCCTCCTTGCTTGTTTCTCAATTCCGTCACCTGCCGCAGGCGCAGTGCTGGGAAGGTGTCGCTATCTCTGATATTTGTTCAGTTGGCGATGGCCATGAATTAAAGGCCCTCGATGGCCGCAGCATCCATGCACGGCGCGTGTTGATAGCAACCGGCCCGTGGTTACTGAATGGGCCAGGCAGTGCTTTATCGAAAGCAATGAATGTGCGGACAAAGAAAGTGGCTGCTTTGCATGTTCTGCAAGCTCCATTGTTGAATAGTCCTATCATTTATTTCTTTGATGAGGATGCATTTCTACTGCCCTCCTGCGAACGTGGGGAATGGATTTTCAGCTTTACTTCGAGCGAATGGAACTGTTTGCCCCATCTCTCAGACCTGTATATCCGGCCCGATGAAAGGAGGGCGGCACTTGCAATACTTGAGCGCTATTGCCCGCCACTGGTTCCCTATTGCAATGCAGGGCGCGTTTTCTGTGATGCCTACAGCAGCGATTGGGCACCACTGATCACTTCCCATCCCGGAGCCGAAAATTTTGTTATTGCAGGCGCATGTTCCGGAGCCGGGTTTCGCCTGGTGCCTGCCATTGCTGCGACGGCCCTTCAGTTGTTTCCAGATTTTGGTGCTTGTTCCGTTGAGGCACGGATTGCATGA
- a CDS encoding class I tRNA ligase family protein: MINNKKTTAKRFLVIATPPTPNGDLHVGHLSGPYLGADIYCRYLAMCGTEHYYISGVDDHQSYVSLKAEQLGWSPAQVADYFGDAMETTLEAAEIQLDIYARPRKSMYHIPVVQQFFKRLYSEGKLVVKETLSLFCRVCNRHLFEAYVSGKCPHCEHPSGGNACEDCGRPNDCADLIDPVCKSCGSVPYKVPLKRLYFPLSEYEQQLRQYHKSLKMAPHVRALCEQMLAERLPDIAVTHVTDWGIPVPATGFENQRLYVWFEMAPGYLAATCELNAKLQTPPDWTSYWKSKDAAIVQFFGFDNSYFFAVLFPALFLAGDPKIQLPQTFVTNEFYRLNGLKFSTSRNHAIWGQELLRQASSDAVRFYLAHTGPEREQCNFTLQDFYQTVQCELIEGWEAWLQGLGQKVSRGCNARVPLAWQLEEDHENFAGALRSLISQAEAAYQPETFSPQQATRTCCELVRLARRFGKSEDHWSFVRGRHVRWKTSVALELLAAKVLMMLAAPLVPSFAVKGWRALGYETPLSGARWNEILEPLPVGQALSGLATLSFDLLGKNVQMSQAAV, translated from the coding sequence ATGATCAACAATAAAAAAACCACAGCCAAGCGCTTCCTTGTAATTGCCACTCCACCCACTCCGAACGGAGACTTGCATGTGGGGCACTTGTCCGGGCCTTATCTGGGCGCGGACATCTATTGCCGCTACCTGGCGATGTGCGGCACCGAACACTACTATATCTCCGGTGTCGACGATCATCAGAGCTATGTCAGCTTGAAGGCCGAGCAACTGGGCTGGTCACCTGCCCAGGTCGCAGATTACTTTGGCGATGCCATGGAGACGACCCTTGAGGCGGCAGAGATTCAACTGGACATCTATGCTCGCCCGAGAAAATCCATGTATCATATTCCGGTTGTCCAACAATTTTTCAAACGTTTGTATAGCGAAGGCAAGCTTGTAGTAAAAGAAACCCTGTCGCTCTTTTGCCGCGTCTGCAATCGCCATCTCTTCGAGGCTTATGTATCAGGAAAATGTCCGCATTGCGAACACCCCAGCGGTGGAAACGCCTGCGAGGATTGCGGACGCCCCAACGACTGCGCAGACTTGATCGATCCAGTCTGCAAGAGTTGTGGCTCCGTTCCGTATAAGGTCCCTCTCAAGCGGCTATATTTCCCGCTATCCGAGTATGAACAGCAACTGCGGCAATATCACAAATCACTGAAGATGGCCCCTCATGTCCGCGCGCTGTGCGAGCAAATGCTGGCGGAGAGGCTTCCTGACATCGCCGTAACCCACGTTACGGATTGGGGTATACCCGTGCCTGCCACGGGCTTTGAAAATCAGCGACTCTATGTTTGGTTTGAGATGGCTCCTGGCTACCTGGCAGCAACGTGCGAGCTGAATGCCAAATTGCAGACCCCGCCTGACTGGACCAGTTACTGGAAATCAAAGGACGCTGCGATTGTGCAGTTCTTTGGTTTTGACAACAGCTATTTCTTCGCTGTCCTGTTTCCGGCGTTGTTTCTTGCCGGCGATCCAAAGATCCAGCTACCTCAGACTTTTGTTACCAATGAATTCTACCGGCTGAATGGGCTGAAGTTTTCTACCAGCAGGAACCATGCTATTTGGGGACAGGAGCTTCTGCGACAAGCTTCCTCTGACGCGGTACGTTTTTACCTGGCGCATACCGGACCGGAGCGTGAGCAGTGCAATTTTACCCTGCAAGACTTTTACCAGACCGTTCAGTGCGAGTTGATCGAAGGATGGGAAGCCTGGCTGCAGGGGCTTGGCCAGAAAGTCTCCCGCGGCTGCAACGCGCGCGTTCCCTTGGCTTGGCAATTGGAAGAAGACCACGAAAACTTTGCCGGCGCATTGCGCAGTTTGATCTCTCAGGCGGAAGCCGCTTACCAGCCGGAAACGTTTTCCCCACAACAAGCAACCCGCACTTGCTGTGAACTGGTGCGTCTCGCCCGCAGATTCGGAAAGTCAGAAGACCATTGGTCTTTCGTCCGTGGCCGGCATGTCCGGTGGAAGACGAGTGTGGCTTTGGAACTGCTGGCAGCCAAGGTTCTTATGATGCTCGCGGCTCCGCTGGTCCCATCTTTTGCTGTTAAAGGATGGCGAGCGCTGGGCTATGAAACTCCGCTGTCCGGGGCAAGGTGGAACGAGATCCTGGAACCGTTGCCTGTCGGTCAGGCCCTCTCCGGATTGGCTACGCTTAGCTTTGACTTGCTGGGAAAGAACGTGCAGATGAGCCAGGCTGCAGTTTAA
- a CDS encoding methyltransferase domain-containing protein translates to MNTCNARDQWDNDATDVFVTYGEAFVPYRQEQYKTICGLLPESHPYRVVELCCGEGKLCRVLLEGLPQATLQACDGSEVMLQKARANLAEFGNRFQADLFDVHNHNWRKFSPPVNAFVSSLALHHLTLEEKPGFYRDLYDSLAPGGIFVNADLVWPLSAEGRSVAADAWDRWVKHFSEESNDGGAAYRAFVTTRWNLFRHPEENEGDHPLPITQECDLLAKAGFSQVDSYWMYAGHAIFGGRKL, encoded by the coding sequence ATGAATACGTGCAACGCTCGCGATCAATGGGACAACGATGCAACCGATGTCTTCGTAACTTACGGCGAAGCATTCGTCCCCTATCGGCAAGAGCAGTACAAGACAATCTGTGGGCTTCTGCCGGAGTCGCATCCGTATCGCGTGGTTGAGCTCTGCTGCGGTGAAGGCAAGCTGTGTCGCGTATTACTCGAAGGACTTCCGCAAGCCACCCTGCAGGCATGTGACGGTTCAGAGGTCATGCTGCAAAAGGCCAGAGCCAACCTGGCGGAGTTCGGCAATCGCTTTCAGGCCGATTTGTTTGATGTTCACAATCACAATTGGAGAAAGTTTTCGCCTCCGGTCAATGCGTTTGTTTCTTCACTCGCCTTACATCACCTTACCCTGGAGGAAAAACCCGGCTTCTACCGTGATCTGTATGACTCGCTGGCCCCCGGAGGGATTTTTGTAAACGCGGACCTGGTTTGGCCGCTTAGCGCAGAGGGCCGGAGCGTTGCCGCCGATGCCTGGGACCGCTGGGTTAAGCATTTCAGCGAAGAAAGCAACGATGGCGGGGCTGCCTACCGTGCATTTGTTACTACGCGCTGGAACCTGTTCCGGCATCCGGAAGAAAACGAGGGTGATCATCCGCTTCCGATCACGCAAGAATGTGACCTTCTGGCCAAGGCTGGATTTTCACAGGTGGATAGCTACTGGATGTATGCAGGCCATGCCATTTTTGGAGGACGGAAGCTATGA
- a CDS encoding peptide ligase PGM1-related protein, with the protein MKPSPVKLLDRITARPRVVFVNLVNELMIAKAPADYARRMAIVTPRELCTCFPGDVLVIPCPISDVFKNYCLELIGLDAGSVTIIATPEPYLSPLATYFTGQEQFARLKAALCGDGFALDCFAPDLPTIDLANALGIPLLGYDSQVPASAMAIYYLLNTKAGFKQIAKELGLPVLDGRYCASPESVYELARSGSLRHKQYKIKPNRGSNGFGHLTLDVAAHENNGLAEHVKQLFNGLADQPSGFVLEPFVPFVDSPSVEIHISRSGPMLTYTCSMRVPGGSFSGMLTPPGQEHAKMREQLDAYGLKFGEYLHRNDVFGFCDVDAGVTENGEMFLTETNLRKTGGTYLDLLMRRLVADDYERTHSWLADSHPLQNQMSFAGVLDRLVSEGLAYDASRKRGVVLTADTLQWDRRVRYLCIGHSASDALDQETLLRQHFQFAD; encoded by the coding sequence ATGAAGCCTTCGCCAGTAAAGCTGCTCGATAGAATCACCGCGCGCCCCAGGGTTGTCTTCGTAAACCTCGTCAACGAACTGATGATTGCAAAGGCCCCGGCCGACTACGCACGCCGCATGGCCATTGTGACGCCGCGAGAGCTTTGCACTTGCTTCCCCGGCGATGTTCTAGTCATTCCCTGTCCCATTTCCGACGTCTTCAAGAACTACTGCCTTGAGCTTATCGGCCTTGATGCCGGGAGCGTCACCATCATCGCCACGCCTGAGCCATATCTTTCACCTCTGGCAACGTATTTCACAGGTCAGGAACAGTTCGCCAGGTTGAAAGCGGCACTATGCGGCGATGGCTTTGCTTTGGATTGCTTTGCGCCGGACCTTCCAACCATTGACTTGGCCAACGCTCTTGGAATACCGCTGCTGGGTTATGACAGCCAGGTGCCTGCGTCGGCGATGGCGATCTACTATCTACTCAACACCAAGGCAGGATTCAAGCAGATCGCCAAAGAACTGGGGCTTCCCGTGCTCGACGGAAGATACTGCGCTTCTCCTGAGAGCGTGTATGAGTTGGCCCGGTCAGGGTCGCTTCGACACAAACAATACAAAATCAAACCGAACCGGGGTTCCAACGGTTTTGGTCACCTGACCCTTGACGTTGCAGCTCACGAAAACAACGGCCTGGCTGAACATGTCAAACAATTATTCAACGGATTGGCCGATCAGCCCTCCGGTTTTGTTCTTGAACCGTTCGTGCCGTTTGTCGATTCACCAAGTGTGGAAATTCACATTTCCCGTTCCGGCCCCATGCTTACGTATACATGTTCCATGCGGGTGCCGGGCGGTTCCTTCTCCGGCATGTTGACGCCTCCCGGACAGGAGCACGCAAAAATGCGTGAACAGCTTGATGCTTATGGCTTGAAGTTCGGCGAATACCTGCACCGCAACGATGTATTTGGTTTCTGTGATGTTGACGCGGGCGTAACGGAAAACGGAGAGATGTTTCTCACCGAAACGAACCTGCGCAAAACCGGCGGCACCTATCTGGATCTTCTCATGCGACGCCTCGTGGCTGACGATTATGAGAGGACGCACTCGTGGCTGGCCGATTCTCATCCACTGCAAAACCAGATGTCATTTGCGGGCGTCTTGGACAGGCTGGTTTCCGAAGGGCTGGCCTATGATGCAAGTCGAAAAAGAGGAGTCGTACTCACGGCTGACACGCTTCAGTGGGACCGCCGAGTTCGGTACCTCTGTATCGGCCACTCAGCTTCTGACGCACTCGACCAGGAAACGTTATTGCGTCAGCACTTTCAGTTTGCGGACTAA
- a CDS encoding SET domain-containing protein produces MLLSHIIAKPSHAHGLGLFATEPIPTGTVIWHPCCRCPVFSRRELSLLSVTQIQQLDEYGYYLEDGSVILPCTLAFLLNHSCDANVLDYGLDFGIAIRDIAAGEEILCDYRTFLSDPGWKVDCRCGSPHCSRTISPALPLPDGLVDLWTVKTLYALQFLHRVHQPLHSSLQASSLAYVDSQKSRFIPNPRQYNIRRHPAGIEATTCF; encoded by the coding sequence ATGTTGCTATCTCACATCATCGCCAAACCAAGTCACGCGCATGGCCTCGGATTGTTCGCGACCGAACCTATTCCGACCGGCACTGTTATATGGCATCCATGCTGCAGGTGTCCTGTGTTTTCCCGCAGAGAATTATCTTTGCTAAGCGTGACACAAATTCAGCAACTTGATGAGTATGGCTATTATCTCGAGGATGGCTCGGTGATCCTGCCGTGCACCCTGGCTTTTCTGTTGAACCACTCGTGCGACGCCAATGTGCTCGACTACGGGCTTGATTTTGGCATCGCGATCAGGGACATCGCTGCGGGGGAAGAGATATTGTGTGACTACCGGACATTTTTGAGCGATCCGGGATGGAAAGTCGACTGCCGTTGCGGGTCGCCGCATTGTTCCAGGACAATCAGTCCCGCTTTGCCGCTGCCCGACGGCTTAGTGGATCTCTGGACCGTAAAGACGCTGTACGCACTCCAGTTCCTGCATCGTGTCCATCAACCGCTGCACTCAAGTTTGCAGGCTTCCAGTCTGGCATACGTCGATTCGCAAAAATCCAGATTTATACCGAACCCTCGGCAGTACAACATCCGCCGGCATCCCGCTGGTATTGAGGCGACAACATGCTTTTAG